Proteins co-encoded in one Moritella sp. F3 genomic window:
- a CDS encoding amino acid dehydrogenase codes for MASYIESEVSKESKIPRESIDLFDMAEQYPFSDVHFWRDPETQLQAIIAIHSTKLGPAIGGCRIIDYPSTHAAITDACCLAAGMSYKTAINKLPFGGGKAVILKPKHLTDRKALFASFGRFVESLNGRYITAMDSGTTIADMDVIASQTDHVMCTTTAGLASGDPSPHTAKGVYYGIKAAVKFKLQRDSLTGLHIAIQGVGNVGYALAKLLHHDGAKLTAADPNIQATQRLVDEFDADIVTGDDLYAVDCDVFSPCALGQVINPNTIERLNTSIIAGSANNQLQNLTLTARLAERNILYAPDYVINSGGILQISYLNKPDVVQHKLAALYDTLLAIFRQAEQQNRSTVDVANSLAEQILMGPLSGDDHEQK; via the coding sequence ATGGCAAGCTACATAGAATCGGAAGTGTCGAAAGAATCGAAAATACCGAGAGAGTCGATAGATCTATTTGACATGGCTGAGCAATATCCATTCAGCGATGTGCACTTTTGGCGAGACCCAGAAACGCAATTACAAGCAATTATCGCAATTCACAGTACCAAGTTAGGTCCTGCTATTGGTGGTTGTCGAATAATTGATTACCCTTCGACACATGCTGCGATTACGGATGCCTGCTGTTTAGCGGCCGGGATGAGTTATAAAACAGCCATTAATAAATTACCCTTTGGCGGCGGTAAAGCCGTTATCTTAAAGCCTAAGCACTTAACAGATCGTAAGGCGCTGTTTGCCTCGTTTGGCCGGTTTGTCGAGAGCCTCAATGGACGCTATATCACCGCGATGGATAGTGGTACGACGATTGCGGATATGGATGTGATAGCCAGTCAAACTGACCATGTTATGTGTACCACGACCGCAGGGTTGGCCTCGGGTGATCCATCTCCGCATACAGCGAAGGGGGTCTATTACGGCATTAAAGCCGCGGTTAAATTTAAGCTGCAACGTGACTCACTTACTGGTTTACATATTGCGATCCAAGGGGTCGGTAACGTGGGGTATGCGTTAGCTAAGTTACTGCATCATGACGGCGCTAAGCTAACGGCTGCAGATCCAAATATCCAAGCAACGCAACGGCTTGTTGATGAGTTTGATGCAGATATTGTCACTGGTGATGATCTTTATGCTGTCGATTGTGATGTCTTTTCGCCATGTGCCCTAGGTCAGGTGATAAATCCTAATACTATCGAACGGCTAAATACGTCTATCATTGCTGGCTCTGCTAATAACCAACTTCAGAATCTTACTCTGACAGCAAGGTTAGCGGAAAGAAATATTCTTTACGCACCTGATTATGTAATAAATTCAGGTGGCATATTACAAATATCCTATTTGAACAAACCAGATGTTGTACAACATAAGCTGGCAGCATTATATGACACATTATTGGCCATATTCAGGCAAGCAGAGCAACAAAACCGTTCAACAGTTGATGTCGCGAATAGTTTGGCTGAACAGATATTGATGGGACCACTTTCCGGAGATGACCATGAGCAAAAATAA
- a CDS encoding sodium-dependent transporter: MATGSRAQFSSKFGFIMAAAGSAVGVGNIWGFPTQAASNGGAVFLLVYLLMVFVLAYPLLVAELTIGRHGQANPIKSIQSIWPKQKMAAAGLGIAGMVAVSLILSFYGIVAGWLLGSLFAPIFSLLGLESAATWIESFSTERNLVMMILFMFITIRVVRSGVTDGIERWSSRLMPMLFVLFGLMTAYILTQDGASEGLAMYLIPDFSHLSSDLVISAMGQAFFSLSLGVCTMMVYGSYLSKNTNIPKTAAQVALIDTGVAFAAGLLILPAMFVAQNNGVEIYDASGALLSSDTLVFTVLPAMFDTMGSTGIIISILFFILMVIAALTSSISMLEVPVSCAMEELNKERNTVVWWIGGIITLVSAIIVFNFGDLFGLVITATTVYAQPILALIFALLVGWVWRRDQLLTEIKQGNPELEQGLFWKIWPWYVRVVCPALIILVLAS; the protein is encoded by the coding sequence ATGGCAACAGGTTCAAGAGCACAGTTTTCGTCTAAATTCGGCTTCATCATGGCTGCAGCAGGTTCTGCAGTTGGTGTAGGTAATATTTGGGGCTTCCCAACACAGGCAGCAAGTAATGGCGGCGCAGTCTTTTTACTTGTTTATCTATTAATGGTATTTGTTTTAGCATATCCATTATTAGTTGCTGAGTTAACGATTGGTCGTCATGGTCAAGCAAACCCGATCAAATCAATCCAGTCAATCTGGCCAAAACAAAAAATGGCGGCGGCGGGCTTAGGTATCGCAGGCATGGTTGCAGTATCGTTAATCTTAAGTTTCTACGGTATTGTTGCGGGTTGGTTGCTAGGTTCATTATTTGCCCCTATCTTCTCATTACTTGGCCTTGAAAGCGCTGCGACCTGGATTGAATCATTCAGCACTGAACGTAACCTAGTGATGATGATATTGTTTATGTTCATTACTATACGCGTAGTGAGAAGTGGTGTTACCGATGGTATCGAACGTTGGTCATCTCGCTTAATGCCGATGTTATTCGTATTATTTGGTCTAATGACTGCTTACATCTTAACGCAAGATGGCGCAAGCGAAGGCCTGGCTATGTACCTTATTCCTGATTTCTCACATTTAAGTTCAGACTTAGTGATCAGCGCGATGGGTCAAGCATTCTTCTCATTGTCTTTGGGTGTATGCACAATGATGGTTTACGGTTCATACCTAAGCAAGAATACCAACATTCCAAAAACAGCAGCACAAGTTGCCTTGATTGATACGGGTGTTGCATTCGCTGCGGGTCTATTGATTCTGCCGGCAATGTTCGTTGCTCAAAATAACGGTGTTGAAATATACGATGCTTCAGGCGCATTATTAAGCTCTGATACATTAGTATTTACGGTATTGCCTGCAATGTTCGATACTATGGGTAGCACTGGTATTATCATCAGCATCTTATTCTTCATACTTATGGTTATTGCGGCGTTAACCTCATCGATCTCGATGTTAGAAGTACCAGTATCATGTGCAATGGAAGAGTTAAACAAAGAACGTAATACTGTTGTTTGGTGGATTGGCGGTATCATTACGTTAGTATCAGCAATCATCGTATTTAACTTCGGCGATTTATTTGGCTTAGTAATTACAGCAACGACTGTTTATGCACAACCTATCTTAGCGTTAATCTTTGCATTACTTGTCGGTTGGGTGTGGCGTCGTGATCAACTGCTAACTGAAATCAAACAAGGTAACCCAGAACTTGAACAAGGTTTATTCTGGAAGATCTGGCCTTGGTATGTACGCGTTGTATGCCCTGCACTAATCATTTTAGTATTAGCGTCATAA
- a CDS encoding CBS domain-containing protein: MSKVVIKANAVMTQNYICMDGMQTVREAITAMKEHDTKVIIVNKRDQHDAYGILVLSDIAKQVLAKDRSPDRVNIYEIMAKPIVSVPPEMDIRYCARLFERFSFSHTPVIENEEILGLVGYKELILHEL; encoded by the coding sequence GTGAGTAAAGTAGTAATTAAAGCTAATGCGGTAATGACACAAAACTATATTTGCATGGACGGAATGCAAACGGTTCGTGAAGCTATTACAGCAATGAAAGAACATGATACTAAGGTTATTATTGTTAACAAGCGTGACCAGCATGACGCATATGGTATTTTGGTACTGTCAGATATCGCTAAACAAGTATTGGCGAAAGACCGTTCACCCGATCGCGTTAACATTTATGAAATCATGGCCAAGCCAATTGTCTCGGTACCGCCAGAAATGGACATTCGTTACTGTGCACGTTTGTTTGAACGCTTTAGCTTTTCACATACACCTGTGATTGAAAATGAAGAAATCCTGGGATTAGTAGGTTATAAGGAATTGATTTTACACGAGCTATAA
- a CDS encoding P-II family nitrogen regulator, whose amino-acid sequence MHFKLIVAFVEAGITDGIMDAARSAGATGATIINNARGEGLKQSKTFFGLTLETQRDVLLFIVEEHLSRHILEEINKVGQFDEKPGSGIAVQIDVEDAVGVNHQISQLTKAVENEL is encoded by the coding sequence ATGCATTTTAAATTAATCGTTGCCTTTGTAGAGGCTGGCATTACTGACGGTATCATGGATGCAGCGCGCAGTGCGGGGGCGACAGGTGCCACTATTATTAACAACGCCAGAGGTGAAGGCCTTAAGCAATCGAAAACCTTTTTTGGATTAACGCTAGAAACTCAGCGTGATGTTTTACTTTTTATTGTCGAAGAGCATTTAAGCCGACATATTTTAGAAGAAATTAACAAAGTCGGTCAGTTTGATGAAAAGCCGGGTTCAGGTATTGCAGTACAAATCGATGTAGAAGATGCTGTTGGTGTTAATCATCAAATTAGTCAATTAACGAAAGCTGTGGAGAACGAACTGTGA
- a CDS encoding DUF1538 domain-containing protein, with product MTFIDMLNQIGSTIAATFHDVLPIAAILFGFQFAVIRKPLPNLGKVLMGFLWVLLGLSLFLIGLEWALFPLGRLMAQQLTDPAFIAGVNNVEIVTETVRELVWTDYYWVYLFAFLIGFATTIAEPSLIAVAIKANEVSGGAIGVWGLRLSVALGVAIGISLGCYRIVVGDPIHWYIMAGYVVVVLQTLVAPKLIIPLAYDSGGVTTSTVTVPLVAALGLGLAETVPGRNPIIDGFGLIAFASLFPIMSVMAYAQISQWISTRDKNVATD from the coding sequence ATGACCTTTATTGATATGTTAAATCAAATAGGGTCGACGATTGCGGCCACATTTCATGATGTGTTGCCCATTGCGGCTATATTATTTGGTTTTCAATTTGCTGTTATTCGTAAACCGCTGCCGAATTTGGGCAAAGTGCTAATGGGTTTCTTATGGGTGCTTTTAGGCTTGTCGCTGTTTTTAATTGGCTTAGAGTGGGCGTTATTTCCACTGGGCCGGCTAATGGCGCAGCAGTTGACGGATCCCGCGTTTATAGCGGGAGTGAATAATGTTGAAATCGTTACAGAAACAGTGCGAGAGCTGGTTTGGACTGATTATTATTGGGTTTACCTTTTCGCTTTCTTAATTGGTTTCGCGACCACTATCGCTGAACCGTCGTTAATTGCGGTCGCGATTAAAGCCAATGAGGTATCGGGCGGCGCTATCGGTGTGTGGGGTTTACGTCTCTCTGTGGCGCTTGGTGTTGCAATTGGTATCTCACTGGGTTGCTATCGTATTGTTGTCGGCGACCCTATCCATTGGTACATCATGGCTGGCTATGTGGTGGTCGTATTACAAACCCTAGTGGCACCTAAATTGATAATCCCATTGGCCTATGATTCTGGCGGTGTAACAACCTCGACTGTGACCGTTCCTTTAGTTGCGGCGTTGGGACTTGGATTAGCTGAAACTGTACCTGGTCGTAATCCTATTATTGATGGCTTTGGTCTTATTGCCTTTGCGAGTTTATTCCCGATCATGTCGGTGATGGCATACGCACAAATATCGCAGTGGATCAGTACGCGAGATAAAAACGTGGCAACAGATTAA
- a CDS encoding DUF1538 domain-containing protein → MLVNTFKTLVKFMLGSIRDLAPIIIVILFFQLVVIQQPLPNVSQLLIGVLFVLLGLTFFIHGLEQGLFPIGESMAHAFARKGSVGWLLTFAFCLGFGTTVAEPALIAVAAEAARVAASGDLIGTTQIAMDDYAQGLRMSVALSVGIAIALGVLRIIKGWPLQWFIIGGYVLVVIMTMFAPPEIIGIAYDSGGVTTSTITVPLVTALGVGLASSIKGRNPMIDGFGLIALASLNPMIFVMAYGMVML, encoded by the coding sequence ATGTTGGTTAACACGTTTAAAACCCTAGTTAAATTCATGTTGGGAAGTATCAGGGATCTTGCTCCCATTATTATTGTCATCTTATTCTTTCAGTTAGTGGTTATTCAACAACCATTACCGAATGTCAGTCAGCTGCTTATTGGCGTGCTGTTTGTACTGCTAGGACTAACCTTCTTTATTCATGGCCTGGAACAAGGCTTATTTCCTATTGGCGAATCAATGGCGCATGCGTTTGCGCGTAAAGGTAGCGTTGGCTGGCTATTAACTTTTGCTTTTTGCTTGGGTTTTGGTACCACGGTAGCCGAACCCGCACTCATTGCTGTTGCCGCCGAGGCCGCACGAGTTGCTGCTAGTGGTGATCTTATTGGTACAACGCAAATTGCGATGGATGACTATGCACAAGGCTTAAGAATGAGTGTTGCGCTGAGTGTCGGTATTGCAATTGCGCTTGGTGTATTGCGTATTATCAAAGGCTGGCCGTTACAGTGGTTCATTATTGGCGGGTATGTACTGGTGGTGATCATGACGATGTTTGCGCCACCTGAGATTATCGGTATTGCGTATGATTCGGGCGGTGTAACCACGTCGACGATTACAGTACCGCTGGTCACTGCACTGGGTGTTGGTCTTGCTTCATCTATTAAAGGCAGAAACCCGATGATTGACGGTTTTGGTCTGATCGCGTTAGCGTCGCTTAACCCGATGATTTTTGTAATGGCTTATGGAATGGTGATGCTATGA
- a CDS encoding AMP-binding protein → MFFNDLDRFQDNIAVIDAVSGERITYTELEHQANVLSLQLGNNKELVFIESKNTILSVVSYLACLKSNKVVYLMDNFSSDKSIELINSYNPNLLINGLGEIQQHSQCNYQLHSNLTLLLSTSGTTGTPKFVKLSATNIQSNTESIVEYLNLTENDIALAHLKLHYAYGLSILQSHLQAGACTVFTAHCVLDTGFWHDLETYSATSFAGVPYTFEALLKTNFDFKTYPTLRYVTQAGGKLEGFLVKEYALQAQANGVDFFVMYGQTEASPRISYLPPHLTVDFPNSIGRAIPQGELYIVDGEGNEIKALDKSGELVYRGNNVMMGYANSVAGLADDETPDVLFTGDIACRTYHDLFYLVGRTKRFVKLFGLRINLDDVQSFVKTDYPQSAVTGNDKAIVIALESGHGDVDKTQLLTRLSCYYSLPRDKFIITLFDDIPLLSNGKYDFMTIANHADKKPTVGFFKRTLCSISNILELNEKEWESISHLFIEALNLTELSPDENFHSLNADSLSFVYLSIELEHCLRNELPEHWQRCSVAELEQIYTSVRFSG, encoded by the coding sequence ATGTTCTTTAATGACTTAGACCGATTTCAAGATAATATTGCAGTCATTGATGCAGTCAGTGGTGAGCGCATAACCTACACGGAACTTGAGCATCAAGCTAATGTACTATCCCTGCAACTCGGAAATAACAAAGAATTAGTATTTATTGAATCAAAAAATACGATCTTGTCGGTGGTTAGCTATTTAGCTTGCTTGAAAAGTAATAAAGTTGTTTACCTTATGGATAACTTTAGTAGTGATAAATCGATTGAACTTATTAATAGTTATAACCCTAATCTGCTTATAAATGGGCTTGGGGAAATTCAGCAGCACTCACAGTGCAATTATCAGTTACATTCAAATTTAACTCTGTTGCTGTCGACATCTGGCACAACGGGAACCCCAAAATTCGTCAAGCTAAGTGCTACTAATATCCAGTCAAATACGGAGTCGATAGTCGAGTACTTAAATTTGACTGAAAATGATATTGCTCTAGCTCATCTAAAATTACATTATGCGTATGGTTTATCTATTTTACAATCTCACTTACAAGCTGGCGCATGTACCGTTTTTACCGCTCACTGCGTATTAGATACAGGGTTTTGGCATGACTTAGAGACATATTCTGCGACCAGTTTTGCAGGTGTACCTTATACTTTTGAAGCTTTGTTAAAGACCAATTTTGATTTTAAAACATACCCTACTTTACGCTATGTCACGCAAGCAGGCGGTAAGCTAGAAGGTTTTTTAGTCAAAGAATATGCATTACAAGCGCAAGCTAATGGGGTCGATTTTTTTGTCATGTATGGGCAGACTGAAGCCTCGCCGAGGATCTCTTACTTGCCACCACATCTGACTGTCGATTTTCCAAATTCCATCGGCCGCGCTATTCCGCAGGGCGAACTCTATATTGTTGATGGAGAAGGTAACGAGATTAAAGCGCTAGATAAATCAGGTGAGCTTGTTTACCGTGGTAATAACGTGATGATGGGCTATGCCAACTCAGTCGCAGGTTTAGCTGACGATGAGACACCTGATGTGTTATTTACAGGTGATATTGCTTGTAGAACGTATCATGATCTTTTTTATTTAGTCGGCCGTACTAAACGATTTGTAAAACTATTTGGATTACGAATTAATCTCGATGATGTGCAAAGCTTCGTTAAAACCGATTATCCGCAAAGTGCAGTGACGGGTAATGATAAGGCGATTGTTATTGCCTTGGAATCAGGCCATGGTGATGTCGATAAAACTCAGTTACTGACACGATTAAGCTGCTATTATTCATTACCACGTGATAAATTCATCATCACTCTATTTGATGATATTCCATTACTCTCTAATGGGAAATATGATTTTATGACGATTGCAAATCATGCCGATAAAAAGCCTACCGTTGGTTTTTTTAAGCGTACCTTATGTTCTATTTCAAATATTTTAGAGTTAAATGAGAAAGAATGGGAGAGTATTAGCCACTTATTTATTGAAGCATTAAATTTAACTGAACTATCTCCCGACGAAAATTTCCATAGTTTAAACGCTGACTCATTATCTTTTGTCTATTTATCTATTGAACTAGAGCATTGTTTAAGAAACGAATTACCTGAGCATTGGCAGCGATGTAGTGTTGCAGAGCTAGAGCAAATTTATACAAGCGTACGGTTTAGTGGATAG
- a CDS encoding acyltransferase, whose protein sequence is MQFINNFRGIAILLIMLIHAIGTINNDGSPVLYALELLLDNTTILFVVVAGYLFSSLSTNFNYVDYLKHKFKIVIIPYFFVSIPAIVIYMSGLKNTHFWLDINWLHSLGPVYQYLYFMLSGAHLVTLWFIPMIIPLYIFSPSFLYIKNKQLLGIFFILSLIPALWFGRPDFSVNNVIWTVYFLPTYLLGMLLWQRPNIYEMLTKYSGIILVGYIIIYLSLSWDGAFNTSVDLLWKMALSVILIAFTKRYLSKKNKCLNMFARLSFYLYFVHGYFISTIRIVYNQYLSVEVTGLFAASVSFAMTLFLSLSSFVIIKMILKQRSKLFIGL, encoded by the coding sequence ATGCAATTTATAAATAATTTTAGAGGGATTGCAATTCTATTAATTATGTTAATTCATGCGATTGGCACGATTAATAATGATGGCTCACCGGTGTTGTATGCTCTTGAATTATTACTTGATAATACCACTATATTATTTGTAGTTGTGGCAGGTTATCTATTTTCATCGTTATCGACCAATTTTAATTATGTTGATTACTTAAAACATAAATTTAAAATTGTTATTATCCCTTATTTTTTCGTTTCCATTCCAGCTATTGTTATTTATATGTCAGGGCTTAAAAACACCCATTTTTGGCTTGATATTAATTGGTTACATAGTTTAGGTCCAGTATATCAATATCTGTATTTTATGCTGTCAGGGGCACATCTCGTCACACTGTGGTTTATTCCCATGATCATTCCACTTTATATTTTCAGCCCTAGCTTTCTATATATTAAAAATAAGCAGTTATTAGGTATTTTTTTTATACTGTCGTTAATACCTGCATTGTGGTTTGGACGCCCTGATTTTAGTGTGAATAACGTAATTTGGACGGTGTATTTTTTACCAACCTACTTATTGGGTATGTTACTTTGGCAGCGACCGAATATTTATGAAATGCTAACAAAGTATAGTGGCATAATATTAGTCGGTTATATCATTATTTATCTTTCATTATCATGGGATGGCGCATTTAATACATCAGTCGATTTATTGTGGAAAATGGCGTTGTCGGTGATCTTGATAGCATTTACAAAACGCTATTTATCTAAGAAAAATAAATGTCTCAATATGTTCGCGCGTTTAAGTTTTTATTTATATTTTGTGCACGGCTATTTTATATCGACCATCCGGATAGTATATAACCAATACCTTAGTGTTGAAGTGACGGGGTTATTTGCTGCATCAGTAAGTTTTGCAATGACACTTTTTCTGTCGTTATCTTCATTTGTGATCATTAAGATGATTTTAAAACAGAGATCTAAATTGTTTATCGGATTATGA
- a CDS encoding TonB-dependent receptor domain-containing protein: MRINTTFKLNTTFTLNNLFKFNAVALAVISSLNVSAAAQSEQNVTTIVANDSERAITVDQPGKSLITREQIEEQQANNVAEILDTIPGVTIDGGARQGGERINIRGFSATEDLAFYVDGAPIGFQQYRYGSFFFDPSMIGEVEVTKGAHDYKTGNGGTGGTIRVKTKNAEDLLREGESFGVRVQAGFNSGDNNQRYNVTAYGKTGGFQYLVNGITRNTEDMTDGNGNTVKFSGSEQKNWLAKMSYEVGAHRVAFSHSEFFDEGRKPWATRRGTMPEIKQRHIDKYGSVERAQLAYTVYNKYSNNVTTANYRYNPISALVDVDLTLSVSENKRHWERPDFTWNKYNPDGSKNKSYMYVNPGSYGHASDLEYERHFADLNNTAQLGDHTITAGLQYQYQDRDSLVSNRTYATKASKNFGIYTPYYEPSGTQSTYSFYIADGYQITDDLLISPSIRYDYVRSEGKGNLASDYNDPTVGHDYSAVSHDGWSPRIELDYYVTDNTSLNVAYAYAFQAPTIDDIYSVQYAKAGGAKATSRDLDAERVHAFSTSLTNHTVGVFTHNDQFAGQITGFYNEVENDIGQRMKAKRVDGTQQGWRVNLDGFKTYGFELMGQYRLNGFYANSSLVSIQGKHNGSWKDATGPDDHVPGIPPLNINVGLGYEWIRGLTTGWDLRWYDAQDDVPTTSYVVNTASESYTLQDIYVKWQPLKDKEQLTMRLTLKNLTDRYYEPYLSNGVAAAGREVRANVAYTF, from the coding sequence ATGCGCATTAACACAACATTCAAACTTAATACTACATTTACACTTAATAACTTATTTAAATTTAATGCCGTCGCACTGGCGGTTATTTCTAGCTTAAATGTTTCAGCTGCAGCGCAATCAGAGCAAAATGTGACAACGATTGTCGCGAATGACTCTGAACGTGCTATTACGGTAGACCAACCGGGTAAATCGTTAATTACCAGAGAACAAATTGAAGAGCAACAAGCCAATAATGTAGCCGAAATACTCGATACTATTCCAGGTGTTACCATTGATGGCGGTGCGCGCCAGGGTGGTGAACGTATTAATATTCGTGGCTTTTCTGCAACTGAAGATCTGGCCTTCTATGTTGACGGTGCGCCCATTGGCTTTCAGCAATACCGTTATGGTAGCTTCTTCTTTGATCCGAGTATGATTGGCGAAGTTGAAGTGACCAAAGGTGCACATGATTATAAAACCGGTAACGGTGGCACTGGTGGTACGATCCGCGTTAAAACGAAAAATGCTGAAGATCTGTTGCGTGAAGGTGAAAGCTTCGGTGTTCGTGTACAAGCAGGTTTTAACAGCGGTGATAATAATCAGCGTTACAATGTGACTGCTTACGGTAAAACAGGCGGTTTTCAATACTTGGTTAATGGTATTACGAGAAATACCGAAGATATGACCGACGGTAATGGCAATACGGTAAAATTTTCGGGTTCAGAGCAAAAAAACTGGTTAGCTAAAATGAGTTATGAGGTTGGTGCACATCGTGTTGCATTCAGTCACAGCGAATTTTTTGATGAAGGGCGTAAACCATGGGCAACACGCCGTGGAACTATGCCTGAAATAAAACAACGCCATATCGATAAATACGGCTCGGTAGAAAGGGCGCAGCTGGCTTATACGGTTTATAACAAATATTCCAATAATGTCACCACGGCAAATTATCGCTATAACCCAATTAGTGCGCTTGTTGATGTTGATTTAACCTTGTCAGTTTCGGAAAATAAACGTCACTGGGAACGCCCCGATTTTACCTGGAATAAGTACAATCCTGACGGTAGCAAAAATAAAAGCTACATGTATGTAAACCCTGGTTCATACGGGCATGCTTCAGACCTTGAATATGAGCGTCATTTTGCTGATTTGAATAATACTGCGCAATTAGGTGATCATACGATCACGGCAGGCTTACAGTATCAATACCAAGATCGTGATTCACTGGTAAGCAACCGCACTTATGCAACGAAAGCATCGAAAAATTTTGGTATTTACACGCCTTATTATGAGCCGTCTGGTACTCAGTCAACTTACTCATTTTATATCGCTGACGGTTATCAAATTACCGATGATTTATTAATCAGCCCCTCAATTCGTTATGACTATGTGCGTAGCGAAGGTAAAGGAAATTTAGCCAGTGACTACAATGATCCTACGGTAGGGCATGATTATAGTGCGGTGTCGCACGATGGCTGGAGTCCTCGAATTGAGTTAGATTATTATGTTACCGATAACACAAGTTTGAACGTGGCGTATGCCTATGCGTTCCAAGCGCCAACCATTGATGATATTTACTCCGTTCAATATGCTAAAGCGGGTGGCGCCAAAGCGACGAGTCGTGACCTTGATGCCGAGCGTGTACATGCGTTTAGCACAAGTTTAACCAATCATACAGTGGGTGTTTTTACGCATAACGATCAATTCGCAGGTCAAATAACAGGCTTTTATAATGAGGTCGAAAATGATATTGGTCAGCGTATGAAAGCCAAAAGGGTGGATGGTACTCAGCAAGGTTGGCGTGTAAACCTCGATGGTTTTAAAACCTACGGCTTTGAGCTGATGGGGCAATATCGCCTTAATGGTTTTTATGCTAATTCATCATTGGTGAGTATCCAAGGTAAACATAATGGTTCATGGAAAGATGCCACTGGTCCTGATGATCATGTACCGGGTATACCACCATTGAATATTAATGTTGGACTAGGTTATGAATGGATTAGAGGGTTAACAACCGGTTGGGACTTACGTTGGTATGATGCACAAGATGATGTGCCAACAACGAGTTATGTTGTTAACACTGCAAGTGAGTCGTATACATTGCAAGATATTTATGTGAAATGGCAACCGTTGAAAGATAAAGAGCAGTTAACAATGAGATTAACGCTTAAGAACTTGACCGATCGCTATTACGAACCTTATCTATCTAATGGTGTTGCGGCAGCGGGTCGGGAGGTCCGTGCGAATGTCGCTTATACGTTTTAA
- a CDS encoding DUF3568 family protein — protein sequence MKKNLIILLFTAFSTALLSGCAGLGAATVGAVMYYKSQSHEVATVDIKAPASNVYQTALKVVNSNENVDIVKQDDAAMLLDINQADTAASIKIAKVSRGLSQLTISADSSGDENNASSRVLDGVFRICKELNVECQLSE from the coding sequence ATGAAGAAAAATCTCATTATTTTATTATTTACTGCATTCTCTACGGCATTGTTATCTGGTTGTGCAGGTCTTGGTGCTGCAACCGTCGGTGCTGTGATGTACTACAAAAGTCAAAGTCATGAAGTGGCAACAGTCGATATAAAAGCACCTGCGAGTAATGTCTACCAGACAGCGCTTAAAGTTGTAAACAGTAATGAAAACGTCGATATAGTAAAGCAAGATGATGCTGCTATGTTGTTAGATATTAATCAGGCTGATACCGCTGCTTCGATTAAGATCGCGAAAGTGAGCCGTGGCCTTTCTCAATTAACGATTAGTGCTGACAGTAGCGGAGACGAAAATAATGCCAGCAGCCGCGTTCTTGATGGTGTATTTAGGATCTGCAAAGAGCTGAATGTTGAATGCCAATTAAGTGAATAA